The following are from one region of the Streptomyces decoyicus genome:
- a CDS encoding flavin-containing monooxygenase, translating into MAERERRHVRVAVIGSGFGGLGAAVRLRREGITDFVVLERAGAVGGTWRDNSYPGCACDVPSHLYSFSFAPNPEWPRNFSGQPHIRAYLERVADTFGLRPHLRLDSEVRSLRWDAEALHWEVETAVGPLTADVVVSATGPLSDPKIPDIPGLDTFPGKVSHSARWDHDYDLRGKRVAMIGTGASAIQIVPAIQPDVERLTLFQRTPPWVLPRADRKISTAEKWLHTKLPATRAARRGLLWSIRELQVSAFTKRPNELGLLEFLARNHMKKAVKDPVLRAALTPDYRIGCKRILLSNTYYPALAQPNVDLVAAGLKEVRGSTLVGSDGSEVEADAIVFGTGFHVTDMPIAQRVTGAHGTTLAEEWKDGMEALRGASAAGFPNFLTLIGPNTGLGNSSMILMIEAQLNYLADFMRQLDVLGGKIALDARPSAVQDWNRRIQQRMTRTVWNTGGCDSWYLDANGRNTTVWPGTTGEFKKVTRQVDLAEYEVLRPPAGRPAGRSAGTHTEVAA; encoded by the coding sequence ATGGCCGAGCGCGAGCGCAGGCATGTGCGGGTTGCGGTGATCGGATCGGGGTTCGGTGGTCTCGGCGCGGCCGTCCGGCTGCGGCGAGAGGGGATCACCGACTTCGTGGTCCTGGAGCGGGCCGGTGCGGTGGGCGGCACCTGGCGCGACAACAGCTATCCGGGATGCGCGTGCGATGTGCCCTCGCACCTGTACTCCTTCTCCTTCGCGCCCAACCCGGAGTGGCCGCGGAACTTCTCCGGGCAGCCGCACATCCGTGCCTACCTGGAGCGGGTCGCCGACACCTTCGGACTGCGTCCGCACCTGCGCCTCGACTCGGAGGTGCGGAGCCTGCGCTGGGACGCGGAGGCGCTGCACTGGGAGGTGGAGACGGCCGTCGGGCCGCTGACCGCGGATGTCGTGGTGTCCGCGACCGGGCCGCTGTCGGATCCCAAGATTCCCGACATACCGGGGCTGGACACCTTCCCCGGCAAGGTCTCGCACTCCGCCCGCTGGGACCACGACTACGACCTGCGCGGCAAGCGCGTCGCCATGATCGGTACGGGCGCCTCGGCGATCCAGATCGTGCCGGCCATCCAGCCGGACGTGGAGCGCCTCACGCTCTTCCAGCGCACCCCGCCCTGGGTGCTGCCGCGCGCCGACCGCAAGATCAGCACGGCCGAGAAGTGGCTGCACACCAAGCTCCCGGCGACCCGGGCCGCGCGCCGCGGGCTGTTGTGGAGCATCCGCGAGCTCCAGGTCAGCGCCTTCACCAAGCGCCCCAATGAACTGGGTCTGCTCGAATTCCTGGCCAGGAACCACATGAAGAAGGCCGTCAAGGACCCGGTGCTGCGGGCCGCGCTCACTCCCGACTACCGCATCGGCTGCAAGCGGATCCTGCTCTCGAACACCTATTACCCGGCCCTGGCGCAGCCCAACGTGGATCTGGTCGCCGCCGGGCTGAAAGAGGTCCGCGGCAGCACGCTCGTGGGGTCCGACGGGAGCGAGGTGGAGGCCGACGCGATCGTCTTCGGCACCGGGTTCCATGTGACGGACATGCCGATCGCCCAGCGCGTCACCGGCGCCCACGGCACGACGCTCGCCGAGGAGTGGAAGGACGGCATGGAGGCGCTGCGCGGCGCCAGCGCGGCCGGCTTCCCCAACTTCCTCACCCTCATCGGGCCCAACACCGGCCTCGGGAACAGCTCGATGATCCTGATGATCGAGGCGCAGCTGAACTACCTGGCCGACTTCATGCGCCAGCTGGACGTCCTCGGCGGGAAGATCGCCCTCGACGCCCGGCCGTCCGCCGTACAGGACTGGAACCGCAGGATCCAGCAGCGGATGACCCGCACGGTGTGGAACACCGGTGGCTGCGACAGCTGGTACCTGGACGCCAACGGCCGCAACACCACCGTCTGGCCCGGCACGACCGGGGAGTTCAAGAAGGTCACCCGGCAGGTCGACCTCGCGGAGTACGAGGTGCTGCGGCCACCGGCCGGCAGGCCCGCGGGCCGGTCCGCCGGCACGCACACGGAGGTGGCCGCATGA
- a CDS encoding SDR family oxidoreductase — protein MSASRNLEGQVVVVTGAARGVGALLARKLSARGATLALVGLEPDELRGVAASLHGPAHHWHADVTDHEAMARVAGEVKDRFGKVDVVVANAGVATGGPFTDSDPVSWRRVIEVNLIGGAVTGRAFLPALMASRGYFLQIASLAAITPAPMMTAYCASKSGVEAFAHSLRAEVGYKGVRVGVGYLSWTDTDMVRGADQDDIMRELRSRLPWPSNKTYPLGPAVDRIVAGIERRSAHVYGQWWLRGMQSLRGYLPALIGSVGRREMRRFGDRLDGMRVGLVGAGGEADEKARADR, from the coding sequence ATGAGCGCGAGCAGGAACCTGGAGGGCCAGGTCGTCGTCGTGACCGGTGCGGCGCGTGGGGTCGGTGCGCTGCTGGCCCGGAAGCTGTCGGCGCGCGGTGCGACGCTCGCGCTGGTGGGCCTGGAGCCGGACGAACTGCGCGGTGTCGCCGCGTCGCTGCACGGCCCGGCGCACCACTGGCATGCCGATGTCACCGACCACGAGGCGATGGCCCGGGTGGCGGGCGAGGTCAAGGACCGCTTCGGGAAGGTCGATGTGGTCGTCGCCAACGCCGGGGTGGCGACCGGCGGCCCGTTCACCGACTCCGACCCGGTCTCCTGGAGGCGGGTCATCGAGGTCAACCTCATCGGCGGCGCGGTCACCGGCCGCGCCTTCCTGCCCGCATTGATGGCCTCCCGCGGCTACTTCCTCCAGATCGCCTCGCTGGCCGCGATCACCCCGGCCCCGATGATGACCGCCTACTGCGCCTCCAAGTCGGGCGTCGAGGCGTTCGCGCACAGCCTGCGTGCCGAGGTCGGCTACAAGGGCGTACGGGTCGGCGTCGGCTATCTGAGCTGGACCGACACCGACATGGTGCGCGGCGCGGACCAGGACGACATCATGCGCGAGCTGCGCTCCCGGCTGCCCTGGCCGTCGAACAAGACCTATCCGCTGGGCCCCGCCGTCGACCGGATCGTCGCGGGCATCGAGCGCCGTTCCGCGCATGTCTACGGGCAGTGGTGGCTGCGCGGGATGCAGTCGCTCCGCGGGTATCTGCCCGCCCTCATCGGGTCGGTGGGCCGGCGGGAGATGCGGCGGTTCGGGGACCGGCTGGACGGGATGCGGGTCGGGCTGGTGGGTGCGGGCGGTGAGGCGGACGAGAAGGCGCGGGCGGACCGGTGA
- a CDS encoding alpha/beta fold hydrolase produces the protein MSRRPGHVTTGPYAPPVPRTTLTVTSADGARLYAEVHGPEDAPAVVLAHGWTCSTAFWAPVVRELAAGHKVVVYDQRGHGRSPAAGPAGHSTHALADDLVAVLEATLRPGERAVVGGHSMGGMTIMAAAGRPQLRERAAAALLCSTGSAELPAESRVFPLRSPQGRRRAHRLMLHSRMPLGPVSPIARSALKYATMGPGATAEQIEACARIVHACPPGVRARWGKVLAGLELTGGVGRLELPTAVIAGTADRLTPLVHARRLASVLPDCRGLTELPGLGHMTPIEDAVSVAGRLRALVDGHLRTTGTRIEATAEAADATAEVPRTPRQKKEKTA, from the coding sequence ATGAGCCGCCGCCCCGGACACGTCACCACCGGCCCGTACGCCCCGCCGGTGCCGCGTACGACGCTGACCGTCACCTCGGCCGACGGCGCCCGGCTGTACGCCGAGGTCCACGGGCCCGAGGACGCCCCGGCCGTCGTCCTGGCACACGGCTGGACCTGCTCGACCGCCTTCTGGGCCCCGGTCGTCCGCGAGCTGGCCGCCGGCCACAAGGTCGTCGTCTACGACCAGCGCGGCCACGGCCGCAGCCCCGCCGCCGGTCCGGCCGGCCACAGCACCCATGCGCTCGCCGACGACCTGGTGGCCGTACTGGAGGCCACCCTGCGGCCGGGCGAACGCGCCGTGGTCGGCGGCCACTCCATGGGCGGTATGACGATCATGGCCGCCGCCGGCCGGCCGCAGCTGCGCGAGCGGGCCGCCGCCGCGCTGCTGTGCAGCACGGGAAGCGCCGAACTGCCCGCAGAATCAAGGGTGTTCCCGCTGCGCAGCCCGCAGGGCCGCCGCCGTGCGCACCGGCTGATGCTGCACTCACGGATGCCGCTCGGCCCCGTGTCGCCAATCGCCAGGAGCGCCCTGAAGTACGCCACCATGGGCCCCGGCGCCACCGCCGAGCAGATCGAGGCCTGCGCGCGCATCGTGCACGCCTGCCCGCCCGGGGTACGGGCCCGCTGGGGCAAGGTGCTGGCCGGACTCGAACTGACCGGCGGCGTCGGCAGGTTGGAGCTGCCGACCGCGGTCATCGCGGGCACCGCCGACCGGCTCACCCCGCTGGTGCACGCCCGCAGGCTCGCCTCCGTCCTCCCCGACTGCCGCGGTCTGACCGAGCTGCCGGGCCTGGGACACATGACGCCGATCGAGGACGCCGTCTCGGTCGCCGGCCGGCTGCGCGCGCTCGTCGACGGCCATCTGCGGACGACGGGAACCCGTATCGAGGCCACGGCGGAAGCGGCCGACGCGACTGCCGAAGTTCCCCGCACCCCGCGGCAGAAGAAGGAGAAGACCGCATGA
- a CDS encoding MerR family transcriptional regulator gives MAANENPQDARTEPAAHPPVREFRMADLAREAGITVRTLRFYRERKLIPPPRREGRIAWYNEHHLARLRTIGALLERGHTLGGIGELLSAFDTGRDVGELLGLENPLLPPWSEETPVRLTPEELADHFSEDITAENLTASLDIGYLAVDGDEFVHISRRLLDASTELVSKGVPLAAVLEAGRQVRVHADALAGIFTTLIRTHVLSEVLARASAGEPPGPHEVDHIAETIEKLRPLSKGVVEAELSMAVDRRVRAELAEWLREQGQTEE, from the coding sequence GTGGCAGCGAACGAAAACCCCCAGGACGCGCGCACGGAACCCGCGGCACACCCCCCGGTGCGCGAATTCCGCATGGCCGACCTGGCCAGGGAAGCCGGCATCACGGTCCGTACGCTGCGCTTCTACCGCGAGCGCAAGCTCATCCCGCCGCCGCGCCGCGAGGGCCGGATCGCCTGGTACAACGAGCACCATCTCGCCCGACTGCGCACCATCGGCGCCCTCCTGGAGCGCGGCCACACCCTCGGCGGCATCGGGGAACTCCTCTCGGCCTTCGACACCGGCCGCGACGTGGGCGAACTCCTCGGCCTGGAGAACCCCCTCCTCCCGCCCTGGTCCGAGGAGACGCCCGTACGCCTGACCCCCGAGGAACTCGCCGACCACTTCAGCGAGGACATCACCGCCGAGAACCTCACCGCGTCCCTGGACATCGGCTATCTCGCCGTCGACGGCGACGAGTTCGTCCACATCAGCCGCCGCCTGCTGGACGCCTCGACCGAACTCGTCAGCAAGGGCGTCCCGTTGGCCGCCGTCCTCGAAGCCGGCCGCCAGGTACGCGTCCACGCCGACGCCCTCGCCGGCATCTTCACCACCCTCATCCGCACCCACGTCCTCTCCGAGGTCCTCGCACGCGCCTCGGCGGGCGAGCCCCCCGGCCCCCACGAGGTCGATCACATCGCCGAGACCATCGAAAAGCTCCGCCCGCTCTCCAAGGGCGTGGTCGAGGCCGAGCTCTCCATGGCCGTGGACCGCCGCGTGCGGGCGGAGCTGGCGGAGTGGCTGCGGGAGCAGGGGCAGACGGAGGAGTGA
- a CDS encoding energy-coupling factor ABC transporter permease, producing the protein MHVPDGFINAPVSVATGAVAAVAVAVSLRGARRELEGAGAGGVAGAERTAPLAGLVAAFIFAVQMLNFPVAAGTSGHLLGGALAAILVGPYTGVLCVSVVLLMQGVLFADGGLTALGVNITDMAIVTTVVAYALFRGLVKVLPRRRRSITVASFVAALVSVPAAAVAFTGLYALGGTADVPIGKVFTAMVGVHVLIGIGEATITALTVGAVIAVRPDLVHGARGLTKPLELRTSPLATPAGEPVPAAAPAPASAAPAAPRRSARRVWLAGAAAALVCAGGVSYYASASPDGLEKVAHDHGIDAKAEDHAAKDSPLADYSVKDITNPRLAGGLAGVIGVGATLAVGTGVFVVLRRRRNTGADGQPATGAERPSENV; encoded by the coding sequence ATGCACGTACCCGATGGATTCATCAATGCGCCGGTGTCGGTCGCGACCGGTGCGGTCGCCGCCGTCGCGGTGGCGGTCAGCCTGCGCGGCGCCCGGCGCGAGCTGGAGGGTGCGGGAGCGGGCGGTGTCGCGGGGGCGGAGCGCACCGCGCCGCTCGCCGGACTGGTCGCCGCCTTCATCTTCGCCGTGCAGATGCTGAACTTCCCGGTCGCGGCGGGCACCAGCGGGCATCTGCTGGGCGGTGCGCTGGCGGCGATACTCGTCGGCCCGTACACCGGTGTGCTGTGCGTCTCGGTCGTGCTGCTCATGCAGGGCGTGCTGTTCGCCGACGGCGGGCTGACCGCGCTGGGCGTGAACATCACCGATATGGCGATCGTGACGACCGTCGTCGCCTACGCCCTGTTCCGGGGGCTGGTGAAGGTGCTGCCGCGGCGGCGCCGCTCGATCACCGTGGCCTCGTTCGTCGCCGCGCTGGTCTCGGTGCCGGCGGCCGCGGTGGCCTTCACCGGCCTCTATGCGCTCGGCGGGACCGCGGACGTGCCGATCGGCAAGGTCTTCACCGCCATGGTGGGCGTGCATGTGCTGATCGGGATCGGCGAGGCGACGATCACCGCCCTGACGGTCGGCGCCGTGATCGCCGTACGCCCCGACCTGGTCCACGGCGCACGCGGCCTGACCAAGCCGCTGGAGCTGCGCACCTCGCCGCTCGCCACCCCGGCCGGCGAGCCCGTACCGGCCGCCGCTCCCGCTCCCGCGTCCGCAGCCCCCGCCGCCCCGCGCCGTTCCGCCCGTCGCGTCTGGCTGGCCGGGGCCGCCGCCGCCCTGGTGTGTGCGGGCGGCGTCAGCTACTACGCCTCCGCCAGCCCCGACGGCCTGGAGAAGGTCGCCCACGATCACGGCATCGACGCGAAGGCCGAGGACCACGCCGCCAAGGACTCCCCGCTCGCCGACTACAGCGTCAAGGACATCACCAACCCGCGGCTGGCCGGCGGCCTCGCCGGCGTCATCGGGGTCGGCGCGACGCTGGCCGTCGGAACGGGCGTGTTCGTCGTCCTGCGCCGCCGCAGGAACACCGGTGCCGACGGCCAGCCGGCTACGGGCGCCGAGCGTCCCTCGGAGAACGTCTGA
- the cbiQ gene encoding cobalt ECF transporter T component CbiQ: MGAGHAHKLYRHGHSPVHALPAHCKIAAVFCFVLIVVSTPREALWAFGLYALLIAAAAGAARIPAGFLLKRLLIEVPFVAFALLMPFVAEGPRVAVLGTSLSQSGLWGAWNILAKGTLGVAASVLLASTTELRELLLGLQRLRMPPLLVQIASFMIRYGDVITDEMRRMRIARLSRGFEARGVRHWGVLAKSAGALFIRSYERGERVHLAMVSRGYTGTMPQTTETTATRTQWTRAAALPLAALAVCLLGWTL, from the coding sequence ATGGGGGCCGGCCATGCGCACAAGCTGTACCGGCACGGGCATTCGCCGGTCCACGCCCTGCCGGCGCACTGCAAGATCGCCGCGGTGTTCTGCTTCGTCCTGATCGTCGTCTCCACCCCGCGGGAGGCGCTCTGGGCGTTCGGGCTCTATGCGCTGCTGATCGCGGCCGCCGCCGGGGCCGCTCGGATCCCGGCCGGCTTCCTGCTCAAGCGGCTGCTGATCGAGGTGCCGTTCGTCGCCTTCGCGCTGCTCATGCCGTTCGTCGCCGAGGGCCCGCGGGTCGCGGTCCTCGGGACGAGCCTGAGCCAGTCCGGGCTGTGGGGCGCCTGGAACATCCTGGCCAAGGGGACGCTGGGCGTCGCCGCGTCCGTGCTGCTCGCCTCCACCACCGAACTGCGCGAACTCCTGCTGGGCCTCCAGCGGCTGAGGATGCCGCCGCTGCTCGTCCAGATCGCGTCCTTCATGATCCGCTACGGCGATGTGATCACCGACGAGATGCGCCGGATGCGGATCGCCCGGCTCTCCCGAGGCTTCGAAGCGCGCGGCGTCCGTCACTGGGGTGTGCTCGCCAAGTCCGCCGGCGCCCTGTTCATCCGCTCCTACGAGCGCGGTGAGCGCGTCCACCTGGCCATGGTCAGCCGCGGCTACACCGGCACCATGCCCCAGACGACCGAGACCACCGCCACCCGCACACAATGGACCCGCGCGGCCGCCCTCCCCCTCGCCGCGCTCGCCGTCTGCCTCCTGGGATGGACCCTTTGA
- a CDS encoding S41 family peptidase, giving the protein MAAAPGPPGPSDGSYLRYPHLHDDLLCFAAEDDLWIAPIAPEGQEPGRAWRLTVDRTRVGHPRFSPDGAHIAFTTWRSLDPEVHLAAVDGGPARRLTYWGSTDARVCGWSPPDHEGQAHVLAVSSHGQPFSYYSWAYSVPTDGSPGGKLPWGPVSDIAVADFEGERRTLLLSGKPPHEPASWKRYRGGAMGRMWLHGTRLLPDLRGHLDSVMFVGGRVAFLSDHEGIGNVYSCLPDSTDLRRHTDHADFYARHASSDGSRIVYQCAGELWLIDDLSPDAVPRKLTVRLGGPRAGRRTYQVPAASHVTSLAVDTTGRASAVGVRGSLYWLTHRDGPARTIHDTPGVRVRLPAMLGSTGRIAYVTDAEGEDAIEITDLPRASAPGEPRRLAAGELGRVHEMTSAPDGERLAVASNDGRLLLVDVARPEEGTSEEETAPGEVTELIRSTNGPVRDLAFSPDSRWLTWSHPGIGRTLRQIKMARLADRHILDVTNGRFEDEQPVFTRDGRYLAFLSWRGFDPVYDVHTGDLSFPLGCRPYLVPLSSATPSPFALSPEGRPAAGGLDPDEIPPPSGEGPVLVEVEGLENRVTPFPVAASKYSSLEPVSGGGLVWLRWPISGALGETFANPADTSGRPTLEHFDLTKARRTELTSSLDEFALSGDGSRLVVNDEGELRAVPATEQPDSDSTVFLDLRRILHDVDPVAEWHQAFEEAGRITRAYFWEPQMCGIDWDAVLAQYRPLLDRVASPDEFADLLREVMGELGTSHAYVVGARRNEGPPHYQRAMGLLGANLVCRDGRWVVTRILPGESSDSKARSPLAGTGIREGAALTHVDGRPVDPVAGPYPLLAAAGGTTVELTFSPPEGDGPPRRVAVVPLVDERPLRYQDWVAKRRAVVRKLSGGRCGYLHIPDMGGSGWAQFNRDLRMEVSRPALIVDVRGNAGGNISELVIEKLTRTIMGWDLTRDAEPVSYTSNAPRGPVVAVADEMTSSDGDMITAAFKLLGLGPVVGMRTWGGVVGMTGRHRLADGTAITVPMNAAWFRLYGWGVENHGVEVDIEALRSPLHWAEGRHPQLGVAVRTVLELLERHPAATPPDLSDAPDRRRPALPPRSDGTAEAPGA; this is encoded by the coding sequence ATGGCGGCCGCGCCGGGCCCGCCGGGACCGTCCGACGGCTCGTATCTGCGCTATCCGCATCTGCACGACGACCTGCTCTGCTTCGCCGCCGAGGACGACCTGTGGATCGCCCCGATCGCCCCGGAGGGCCAGGAGCCGGGCCGTGCCTGGCGGCTGACCGTGGACCGCACCCGCGTCGGCCACCCCCGCTTCTCCCCCGACGGAGCGCACATCGCCTTCACCACCTGGCGCAGCCTCGACCCGGAGGTCCACCTCGCGGCGGTAGACGGCGGCCCGGCCCGCCGGCTGACCTACTGGGGCAGCACCGATGCCCGGGTCTGCGGGTGGTCACCCCCCGACCACGAGGGCCAGGCCCATGTCCTCGCGGTCTCCTCGCACGGCCAGCCGTTCTCGTACTACTCGTGGGCCTACAGCGTGCCCACCGACGGCAGCCCCGGCGGCAAGCTGCCCTGGGGGCCGGTCTCCGACATCGCGGTCGCGGACTTCGAAGGGGAGCGCCGCACCCTGCTGCTGAGCGGAAAGCCGCCGCACGAGCCCGCCTCCTGGAAGCGCTACCGGGGCGGCGCGATGGGCCGCATGTGGCTGCACGGCACCCGGCTGCTGCCGGACCTGCGCGGGCACCTCGACTCGGTGATGTTCGTCGGCGGCCGGGTCGCCTTCCTCTCCGACCACGAGGGCATCGGCAACGTCTACTCCTGTCTGCCCGACAGCACCGATCTGCGCCGGCACACCGACCACGCCGACTTCTACGCCCGGCACGCCTCCAGCGACGGCTCGCGCATCGTCTACCAGTGCGCCGGCGAGCTCTGGCTGATCGACGATCTGAGCCCGGACGCCGTACCGCGCAAGCTGACCGTGCGCCTGGGCGGCCCGCGGGCCGGCCGGCGGACCTACCAGGTCCCGGCGGCCTCGCATGTCACCTCGCTCGCGGTGGACACCACCGGCCGGGCCAGCGCGGTCGGCGTACGCGGCAGCCTGTACTGGCTCACCCATCGCGACGGCCCCGCCCGCACGATCCACGACACCCCGGGCGTACGCGTCCGGCTCCCCGCAATGCTCGGCTCCACCGGCCGGATCGCCTATGTCACGGATGCCGAGGGCGAGGACGCCATCGAGATCACCGACCTGCCGCGGGCGAGCGCGCCGGGCGAACCGCGCCGGCTGGCCGCCGGTGAGCTGGGCCGGGTCCACGAGATGACCTCCGCACCGGACGGCGAACGGCTGGCGGTGGCCTCCAACGACGGCCGGCTGCTGCTGGTGGACGTGGCCCGGCCGGAGGAGGGCACGAGCGAGGAGGAGACGGCCCCCGGCGAGGTCACCGAGCTGATCCGCTCCACCAACGGACCGGTCCGCGACCTGGCGTTCTCCCCCGACTCCCGCTGGCTGACCTGGTCGCACCCGGGCATCGGCCGGACGCTGCGGCAGATCAAGATGGCCCGGCTGGCCGACCGGCACATCCTGGACGTCACCAACGGCCGCTTCGAGGACGAGCAGCCGGTCTTCACCCGCGACGGCCGCTATCTGGCGTTCCTGTCCTGGCGCGGCTTCGACCCGGTCTACGACGTGCACACCGGCGATCTGTCGTTCCCGCTGGGCTGCCGCCCCTATCTCGTACCGCTGTCGTCGGCGACCCCCTCCCCCTTCGCGCTCTCCCCGGAGGGACGGCCCGCGGCGGGCGGTCTGGACCCGGACGAGATTCCGCCGCCGTCGGGCGAGGGGCCCGTGCTGGTGGAGGTGGAGGGGCTGGAGAACCGCGTCACCCCGTTCCCCGTGGCGGCGTCCAAGTACTCCTCCCTGGAGCCGGTCAGCGGCGGCGGGCTGGTCTGGCTGCGCTGGCCGATCTCCGGCGCGCTGGGCGAGACCTTCGCCAACCCGGCCGACACCTCGGGCCGGCCCACCCTCGAACACTTCGACCTGACCAAGGCGCGGCGCACCGAACTCACCAGCTCCCTCGACGAGTTCGCGCTCAGCGGCGACGGCTCCCGGCTGGTCGTCAACGACGAGGGCGAGCTGCGTGCGGTACCGGCGACCGAACAGCCGGACAGCGACTCCACGGTCTTCCTGGACCTGCGGCGCATCCTGCACGATGTCGATCCGGTGGCGGAGTGGCACCAGGCGTTCGAGGAGGCGGGCCGGATCACCCGGGCGTACTTCTGGGAGCCGCAGATGTGCGGCATCGACTGGGACGCGGTACTGGCGCAGTACCGGCCGTTGCTGGACCGGGTCGCCTCCCCGGACGAGTTCGCCGATCTGCTGCGCGAGGTGATGGGCGAACTGGGGACCTCGCACGCCTATGTCGTCGGCGCCCGGCGCAACGAGGGACCGCCGCACTACCAGCGCGCCATGGGACTGCTCGGCGCCAACCTCGTCTGCCGGGACGGCCGTTGGGTGGTCACCCGGATCCTGCCCGGCGAGTCCTCGGACTCCAAGGCCCGCTCCCCGCTGGCCGGTACGGGCATCCGCGAGGGGGCGGCGCTCACCCATGTCGACGGCCGCCCGGTGGACCCGGTGGCCGGGCCGTATCCGCTGCTCGCCGCGGCCGGCGGCACGACCGTGGAGCTCACCTTCTCCCCGCCGGAGGGCGACGGCCCGCCCCGCCGGGTCGCGGTGGTCCCGCTGGTCGACGAGCGGCCGCTGCGCTACCAGGACTGGGTGGCCAAACGACGCGCGGTGGTCCGGAAGTTGAGCGGCGGCCGGTGCGGCTATCTGCACATCCCCGACATGGGCGGCTCCGGCTGGGCGCAGTTCAACCGCGATCTGCGGATGGAGGTCTCCCGGCCCGCGCTGATCGTGGACGTACGGGGCAACGCGGGCGGCAATATCTCCGAGCTGGTGATCGAGAAGCTGACCCGCACCATCATGGGCTGGGACCTGACCCGCGACGCCGAGCCCGTCTCGTACACCAGCAACGCGCCGCGCGGCCCGGTCGTGGCGGTCGCCGACGAGATGACCTCGTCCGACGGCGACATGATCACCGCGGCCTTCAAACTGCTGGGCCTGGGCCCGGTGGTCGGCATGCGCACCTGGGGCGGGGTGGTCGGGATGACCGGCCGGCACCGGCTCGCCGACGGCACCGCGATCACCGTCCCGATGAACGCCGCATGGTTCCGGCTCTACGGCTGGGGCGTGGAGAACCACGGCGTCGAGGTCGACATCGAGGCGCTGCGCTCCCCGCTGCACTGGGCCGAGGGCCGGCACCCCCAACTGGGCGTCGCGGTGCGGACGGTGCTGGAGCTGCTGGAGCGGCATCCGGCGGCGACGCCTCCGGACCTGTCGGACGCGCCGGACCGGCGGCGGCCCGCGCTGCCACCGCGGAGCGACGGCACGGCGGAGGCGCCCGGGGCCTGA